From Pungitius pungitius chromosome 9, fPunPun2.1, whole genome shotgun sequence, one genomic window encodes:
- the LOC119217856 gene encoding complement C3-like, whose product MGRWTLHVLFLVFLCGSDGQIDRRRLGFSPIGKYWEMHDRQRPRSTVSSSPRFTLLAPDLLRTDSQENIYLQADGLSIPVSVSITALDFNSRAMLLLDSVTLNADNGFHALKAIQLPSDGFNPQEKENKFVYLKVDFGRFHSEERVLMVSFHSGYIFIQTDKPIYNPGDTVRFRAFASSLSFKAFDSSVSVDIKNPDGVAVQQFSRVRPEDGVFGNTFPLSQMVNEGKWTVTATFDQRQQNTFTSEFEVKKYVLPAFNVTLTPKKTFLNLEDSELQVEISARYLYGEPVQGTAYVVFGVKINQEMRRLPSVKQLSNLDGGVVSLSMEELKRAYPNVKSLVGNSVYVKASVLTQSGSDLVEAEKTGIKIVESPYVLSFKDIPKFFKPGLPLDFTIQVNHHDGSPARNVLVRLGMLKEPVFVSSGSARVSIDMPAGGGPQTITAESVQADLRPEQQARRQVTVQPYAAFDPRQQNYLYVSTATNAVSPGDRLALKLTVAPANPAHRAFITHITYLVLSKGRILVGERVDVTGQLVTSVGLMVTTEMMPSFRFVAFYVIPWEGREEVVSDSIWVDVADSCVGGLKVGPADGVRRDYAPGKNFRFQVRGDPGAKVNLVAVDNAVYLLNRDRLTQSKIWGTVELGDIGCTRGGGRDATSVFSDAGLLYASSAGFRTQTRQVLQCPRSARRRRSAELLQRKAQLENHYKEQLQRRCCRDGLREIPMRYSCTRRSLYITEGWECMRAFRYCCATFRDQEFNTEIPTTLPPWTTAAPTTTTTTTTRPFVVARGFARMDMSTHDRRMQLSHRVLETERVVARAQSPVLTKLTRQPAPELQLTHSTAKKVVEKEEEEVEEEEEEEDEEYLDETQVYLRYKFFESWLWTDLKLPNRAEADGLALKDLELPLPDSITEWGVLAISASPHTGFCVAEPYNVKAWKPFFVDLKLPYSVARNEQVEIKAVVHNYGYDDVHVRVVLMKTEGICSIAFKDKHTQEVTLPAGSSVAVPYTIVPLEVGKLPLEVMVVARDMMGSDRIQKHLRVVLDGVQKTKVWTTVLNPSAEGGTQTVRVDKVELESVVPNSVPETIISVRGNVLADSIDNSISEDSLASLIRMPGGCVEQNLASITLPLIASLYLERTNNWESVGVDRKAEALRYIRRGYENQLAYRKSDGSYPPYRREGASTWITAYVVKVFSMAHSTLGIDKQQVCDPLLYLVNNKQLPSGSFVEKNPVYSTTMTGGLRGNDPETTLTAFVLIALSEAKQAGIRCTGPNVEKVIGQTAAYLARALGTTGRRPYTVAIASYALALLGKAQPFDPTPSLLRAAAAGGSHWPDTHNTFFTWEATGYALLALVKLGRLDQAAAPFKWLNSQRRRGGSFGSTQSTMVVLQALSEYLINKPPPGDLSLDVDVRLTGRKEIRYHFNPQTAYAARSSRLPDNLDLEVEARGNGEGILEVVTYYNQLHEVDDKMSCKDFELVVTIEESSEKPPADVEKSYQMSISVRALGPTDVRMVVLDISLPTGFSPETSDLEKLSNSVDRYINYFQVVDNLSDRGSLILHLFKVSHKEPEVLIFRLQQSFRVGLLQPSSVTVYEYYNPDHRCSHTYTPREDREELSQICRNNGCRCAQGDCCVSRSDSENVPPQQRETFACKTLHHVFKVKVLNVSQSYYDKYEVEITQVIKLGIEAGVEVGQRRLFMSHGGCRDGLVLNQGSQYLIIGPTEDQWNADADTGRSVYVLGKDTWVERWPSPTECSSSDGLRDKCRSLKDAATELSVNGCRL is encoded by the exons ATGGGTCGGTGGACGCTGCACGTTCTGTTCCTCGTGTTCCTCTGTGGCTCCGATGGTCAGATTGACCGCAGAAG GCTTGGATTTTCCCCAATAGGAAAGTACTGGGAGATGCACGA CCGACAAAGACCAAGGTCCACGGTTAGTTCTTCCCCGAG GTTCACTCTACTGGCTCCAGACCTGCTGAGGACGGACAGCCAGGAGAACATCTACCTCCAGGCAGACGGGTTGTCCATCCCCGTCTCCGTCTCCATCACCGCCCTGGACTTCAATAGTAGAGCCATGCTCCTGCTGGACTCCGTCACACTCAACGCAGACAACGGATTCCATGCTCTCAAGGCGATACAG CTTCCCTCGGATGGTTTCAATCCCCAAGAGAAAGAGAACAAGTTTGTGTATCTGAAGGTGGACTTCGGCAGGTTCCACTCGGAGGAGAGGGTACTAATGGTGTCCTTTCACTCCGGGTACATCTTCATCCAGACGGACAAACCCATCTACAACCCCGGGGACACAG TTCGATTCAGAGCTTTCGCGTCCTCTTTGTCCTTCAAGGCCTTCGACAGCTCCGTCAGCGTAGATATTAAG AACCCGGACGGAGTGGCGGTCCAACAGTTCTCCAGGGTCCGACCAGAGGACGGCGTCTTTGGCAacacttttcctctctctcaaaTGGTCAA TGAAGGAAAATGGACGGTGACCGCAACGTTTGACCAGCGGCAGCAGAACACGTTCACCTCCGAGTTCGAGGTGAAGAAGTACG TCCTTCCTGCCTTCAACGTCACCCTGACGCCCAAGAAGACCTTCCTCAACCTGGAGGACAGCGAGCTGCAGGTGGAGATCTCGGCCAG GTACCTGTACGGGGAGCCGGTTCAGGGGACGGCCTACGTGGTGTTTGGGGTGAAGATCAACCAGGAGATGAGAAGGTTGCCTTCAGTGAAGCAGCTTTCAAAT ctggaCGGAGGAGTCGTCAGTCTGAGCATGGAGGAGCTCAAGAGAGCTTACCCCAACGTCAAGTCTCTGGTGGGCAACTCTGTGTATGTGAAGGCCTCGGTGCTCACCCAGTCAG GCAGCGACCTGGTCGAAGCAGAGAAGACGGGCATTAAGATCGTGGAGTCTCCGTATGTCCTGTCCTTCAAAGACATACCCAAGTTCTTCAAGCCGGGCCTGCCCTTGGACTTCACA ATCCAGGTGAACCACCATGACGGCTCCCCGGCCCGGAACGTTCTGGTCCGGTTGGGGATGCTGAAGGAGCCCGTGTTCGTCTCGTCCGGCAGCGCCAGAGTCAGCATCGACATGCCGGCTGGTGGAGGCCCTCAAACCATCACG gctGAGAGCGTGCAGGCTGACCTGAGACCAGAGCAGCAGGCCAGGCGACAGGTCACCGTCCAGCCGTACGCCGCCTTCGACCCGCGCCAACAGAACTACCTGTACGTCTCCACGGCGACCAACGCCGTGTCCCCAGGAGACCGGCTCGCCCTGAAGCTGACGGTCGCTCCCGCAAACCCGGCGCACAGAGCGTTCATCACGCACATCACGTACCTG GTGCTGAGTAAAGGCAGAATCCTCGTTGGCGAGCGCGTGGACGTGACGGGTCAGCTGGTCACCAGCGTTGGGCTGATGGTCACCACGGAGATGATGCCGTCGTTCCGCTTTGTGGCGTTCTACGTCATTCCCTGGGAGGGGCGGGAAGAGGTGGTGTCGGACTCCATCTGGGTGGATGTGGCCGACTCCTGCGTTGGAGGG CTGAAAGTCGGGCCGGCGGACGGCGTTCGGCGAGACTACGCGCCCGGGAAGAACTTCCGGTTTCAGGTCCGAGGCGATCCGGGAGCAAAGGTCAACCTGGTAGCCGTGGACAACGCCGTTTATCTGCTCAACCGGGACCGACTTACACAGAGCAAG ATTTGGGGCACGGTGGAGCTCGGAGACATCGGCTGCACtcgaggggggggcagagacgcCACATCGGTGTTCTCAGACGCCGGACTGCTCTACGCCTCCAGCGCCGGGTTCAGAACCCAAACCAGACAAG TCCTGCAGTGTCCACGCAGCGCCAGAAGGAGGCGCTCTGCCGAACTCTTGCAGCGTAAAGCCCAGCTGG AGAACCATTACAAGGAGCAGCTGCAGCGGCGCTGCTGCAGGGACGGCCTCAGGGAGATCCCCATGCGCTACTCCTGCACCAGGCGCTCCCTCTACATCACCGAGGGCTGGGAGTGCATGAGGGCCTTCCGCTACTGTTGCGCCACCTTCAGGGACCAGGAGTTTAACACGGAGATTCCCACCACGCTGCCCCCCTGGACCACAGcggcccccaccaccaccaccaccaccaccaccagaccCTTTGTGGTGGCCCGTGGTTTTGCTCGAATGGACATGTCTACGCATGACAGGAGGATGCAGCTGTCGCACAGAGTATTGG AAACAGAGCGTGTTGTAGCGAGAGCTCAATCGCCCGTCCTGACTAAACTGACCAGACAACCTGCACCTGAGCTGCAGCTGACCCATTCAACTGCAAAGAAAGTagtagaaaaggaagaagaagaagtggaggaggaggaagaggaggaggatgaggagtatCTGGATGAGACTCAAGTGTATCTGCGATACAAGTTTTTCGAGTCTTGGCTGTGGACGGACCTCAAGCTGCCCAACCGAGCTGAGGCTGACGG GTTGGCCCTCAAGGACCTGGAACTTCCTTTACCAGACAGCATCACCGAGTGGGGAGTTCTGGCTATCAGCGCATCACCTCACACAG GCTTCTGTGTTGCGGAGCCGTACAACGTGAAAGCATGGAAGCCTTTCTTCGTGGACCTGAAGCTTCCGTATTCAGTGGCGAGGAACGAACAGGTGGAGATTAAAGCGGTGGTGCATAACTACGGCTACGATGACGTGCAC GTTCGGGTGGTGCTGATGAAGACAGAAGGTATTTGCAGCATCGCCTTCAAGGACAAACACACGCAGGAAGTGACGCTGCCGGCCGGCTCTTCTGTCGCGGTGCCTTACACCATCGTGCCGCTGGAGGTGGGGAAACTTCCTctggaggtgatggtggtggcCAGAGACATGATGGGATCAGACCGCATCCAGAAGCACCTTCGGGTGGTG CTGGATGGAGTGCAGAAGACCAAAGTTTGGACCACCGTGTTGAACCCGTCTGCTGAGGGAG GGACGCAAACTGTTCGTGTGGACAAGGTGGAACTGGAGTCCGTTGTGCCCAACTCTGTGCCGGAGACAATAATCAGTGTCAGAG GCAACGTGTTGGCAGACAGCATCGATAACTCCATCAGCGAGGACTCCCTGGCCTCTCTGATCCGGATGCCCGGCGGCTGTGTGGAGCAGAACTTGGCGAGCATCACTCTGCCCCTCATCGCCTCCCTCTACCTGGAGCGGACCAACAACTGGGAGAGTGTGGGGGTGGATCGCAAAGCCGAGGCTCTGCGCTACATCAGGAGAG GATACGAGAATCAGCTGGCATATAGAAAGAGTGACGGCTCCTACCCCCCCTACAGGAGGGAAGGTGCAAGTACATG GATCACGGCTTACGTGGTGAAGGTCTTCTCCATGGCTCACTCCACCCTCGGCATCGACAAACAGCAGGTGTGCGACCCGCTCCTCTACCTGGTGAATAACAAACAGCTGCCCAGCGGAAGCTTTGTGGAGAAAAACCCTGTTTACTCTACTACCATGACG GGCGGTCTCCGTGGTAACGACCCAGAGACGACCCTGACAGCCTTCGTCCTCATAGCGCTCTCTGAGGCCAAGCAGGCCGGGATCCGATGCACCGGTCCAAACGTAGAG AAGGTTATCGGTCAGACGGCTGCGTACCTGGCGAGAGCGCTGGGCACGACGGGGAGGAGGCCGTACACCGTGGCCATCGCCTCCTACGCGCTGGCTCTGCTGGGCAAAGCTCAGCCCTTCGACCCGACTCCATCTTTACtcagagctgcagctgcag gtggcAGCCACTGGCCCGACACACACAACACCTTCTTCACCTGGGAGGCGACCGGCTACGCTCTGCTGGCGCTGGTTAAGCTGGGCCGCTTGGACCAGGCCGCTGCGCCCTTTAAATGGCTGAACAGccagcggaggagggggggctcttTCGGCTCCACTCAG TCCACCATGGTGGTGCTCCAGGCGCTCTCAGAGTATCTGATAAACAAGCCTCCTCCTGGTGACCTCAGTCTGGATGTGGACGTCAGGTTGACGGGACGCAAGGAAATCCGTTACCATTTTAACCCCCAGACGGCCTACGCCGCTCGCTCCTCCAGG TTGCCGGATAATCTTGATTTGGAAGTCGAGGCTCGGGGGAACGGAGAGGGAATTCTGGAG GTTGTGACCTATTACAACCAGCTGCATGAGGTGGACGATAAGATGTCCTGCAAGGACTTTGAGCTCGTCGTCACTATTGAAGAATCCAGCG AAAAGCCTCCAGCTGATGTAGAGAAATCCTACCAGATGAGCATCAGCGTGAG GGCTTTGGGACCCACAGATGTCCGGATGGTGGTCCTCGACATCAGCCTGCCGACCGGCTTCAGCCCAGAGACCTCCGACCTGGAGAAG CTTTCAAACTCAGTGGACCGTTACATCAACTACTTCCAGGTGGTCGATAACCTGAGTGACCGAGGCTCTCTGATCCTCCACCTGTTCAAG GTGTCTCACAAAGAGCCAGAGGTCCTGATCTTCAGGCTGCAGCAGAGCTTCAGAGTGGGCCTTCTGCAGCCGTCCTCGGTCACCGTCTACGAGTATTACAACCCAG ATCACCGCTGCAGTCACACCTACACCCCCAGGGAGGACCGAGAGGAGCTCTCTCAGATCTGCAGGAACAACGGCTGCCGCTGCGCGCAGG GCGACTGCTGCGTCTCCAGGAGCGACAGTGAAAACGTGCCCCCCCAACAAAGAGAGACGTTTGCCTGCAAGACTTTGCACCACG TTTTCAAGGTGAAGGTGCTGAACGTCAGCCAGAGTTACTACGACAAATACGAGGTGGAGATCACACAAGTGATCAAACTGG GCATAGAGGCAGGAGTTGAAGTGGGTCAGAGGAGGCTTTTCATGTCTCATGGAGGCTGCAGAGACGGACTGGTCCTCAACCAGGGCTCCCAGTACCTCATCATCGGGCCCACAGAGGACCAGTGGAACGCTGACGCTGACACCGGCAG ATCCGTCTACGTGTTGGGGAAGGACACCTGGGTGGAGCGCTGGCCGTCGCCCACAGAGTGCTCCAGCAGTGACGGCCTGCGAGATAAATGCCGGAGCCTGAAGGACGCGGCGACTGAGCTGTCCGTCAACGGCTGCCGGCTGTAG
- the yju2b gene encoding probable splicing factor YJU2B has protein sequence MGERKGTNKYYPPDFDPAKHGSLNGYHKTHALRERARKLSQGILIIRFEMPYNIWCDGCKNHVGMGVRYNAEKKKVGNYYTTPIYRFRMKCHLCVNYIEMQTDPATCDYVIVSGANRKEERWDMADNEQILTTERAEKEKLETDAMFKLDHGGKDKEKLKKALPSLAEIQDYQSCKKDDFQLNSSLRRRFRTEKKVQAEQEEKDNTVRMRTNLSIPLLPEKEEDKRLATLLTYQAPDSYEDKQHSKRREISSRSWFTSSSSSSSSSSSAAGGLLHKLSLQGKEAAVAKALGSSPRPLILRRSGGASIQTEPSSSSSSSSSSSSSSAARRKSQPEVGGCNGETSQREEAPSLEARGLDETDGGAATTEEADGRPTQAKDFGKGRGKSLGALPSLVADYSDSDSEAGL, from the exons ATG gGTGAACgaaaaggaacaaacaaataCTATCCTCCCGATTTTGATCCAGCTAAG CATGGATCCCTCAATGGCTACCACAAGACGCACGCCCTGCGTGAGAGGGCCCGGAAGCTGTCCCAGggcatcctcatcatcag GTTTGAGATGCCCTACAACATCTGGTGTGATGGCTGCAAAAACCACGTGGGCATGG GGGTCCGCTACAacgcagagaagaagaaagtgggGAACTACTACACCACGCCAATCTACAG GTTCAGGATGAAGTGCCATCTGTGTGTGAACTACATCGAGATGCAGACGGACCCGGCGACCTGCGACTACGTGATCGTCAGCGGGGCGAACCGGAAGGAGGAGCGCTGGGACATGGCCGACAACGAGCAGATCCTCACCACAG AGCGAGCTGAGAAGGAGAAACTGGAGACGGACGCCATGTTCAAACTTGACCACGGAGGGAAAGACAAGGAGAAGTTGAAGAAGGCTCTGCCTTCTCTGGCCGAGATCCAAGACTACCAGTCCTGCAAGAAGGACGACTTCCAGCTCAACAGCTCCCTCCGCAGGAGGTTCAGG ACGGAGAAGAAGGTTCAGGCGGAGCAGGAAGAGAAGGACAACACGGTGAGGATGAGGACCAACCTGTCCATCCCACTGCTcccggagaaggaggaggacaagagACTGGCCACGCTGCTGACCTACCAGGCCCCCGACT CCTACGAGGACAAACAGCACAGCAAGCGCAGAGAGATCTCCTCCCGCTCCTggttcacctcctcctcctcttcctcctcttcctcctcctcggccgcgGGGGGCCTGCTCCACAAGCTCAGCCTGCAGGGGAAAGAAGCCGCGGTGGCCAAAGCTCTGGGCTCCTCGCCCCGCCCCCTGATCCTCAGGCGCTCGGGGGGGGCGTCAATCCAAACAgaaccctcctcatcctcctcttcctcctcctcgtcttcttcttcctccgccGCTCGACGGAAGTCGCAGCCCGAAGTCGGCGGGTGCAACGGAGAGACTTCACAGAGGGAGGAAGCACCGAGTTTAGAGGCGCGGGGGCTGGACGAGACGGACGGAGGGGCTGCAACCACAGAGGAAGCAGACGGACGGCCGACACAGGCAAAGGATTTTGGGAAGGGACGGGGTAAGAGTTTAGGAGCGCTCCCATCGCTGGTGGCAGACTACAGCGATTCGGACTCGGAGGCGGGACTATGA
- the LOC119217902 gene encoding B-cell receptor CD22-like has protein sequence MSMSSSGDIMKGSSVTLTCSADANPAANYTWYKEHEDSPRASGQMFTITDFRAEHSGNYYCEAQNEMGRSTSTLLLNVLGSGTWKSASVWTISAVLLAIVLLAAFLWRRRKKAEGGERPANRAQSNMDPVHDATAAPAPRQRAEPLHYSSLRFPHRQEEALYWNIRSAPPRRQDQDQHQDLDLDLDQDQDLVQVEYTAVRSDNACGAPRTRRQEDNVDLFALYTKINK, from the exons ATGTCGATGAGCTCATCTGGTGACATCATGAAGGGAagttcagtgactctgacctgtagcgctgatgctaacccagcagctaactacacctggtacaaggagcATGAAGACTCACCACGGGCATCAGGACAGATGTTCACCATCACTGACTTCAGAGCTGAACACAGTGGGAATTATTACTGTGAAGCCCAGAACGAGATGGGACGTAGTACCTCCACCTTACTTCTGAATGTTTTAGGTTCAG GAACATGGAAATCAGCCTCCGTGTGGACCATCTCTGCAGTGCTGCTGGCCATCGTGCTCCTAGCTGCCTTCCTGTGGAGGAG GAGAAAGAAGGCTGAAGGTGGAGAGAGACCCGCCAACAGAGCgcag TCCAACATGGATCCGGTGCACGACGCTACGGCCGCTCCAGCACCGAGACAACGGGCCGAACCGCTCCACTACTCCAGCCTCCGCTTCCCCCACAGGCAGGAAGAGGCCCTCTACTGGAACATCAGGTCAGCTCCGCCCCGCAgacaggaccaggaccagcaccaggacctggacctggacctggaccaggaccaggacctggTCCAGGTCGAATACACTGCTGTCAGATCGGACAATGCCTGTGGTGCCCCGCG AACCAGGCGTCAAGAAGACAACGtggatttgtttgctttgtACACAAAGATCAACAAATGA
- the LOC134132715 gene encoding uncharacterized protein LOC134132715, with protein sequence MHCSYTPPSRTSEGVTVQRAFWFTDRQHGPPVDLRTDPGYAGRVQYSYHSNRCSLSISHLRASDSAVYRCAVFMFTTNQPDRKCTGQPGVRLSVTGLQVEVSKLRSCHVERCTSAELTCQSRCPLPGPTFYSWYKNGEKMTREGTTTIGGYFYPEKSWSCAVRGYEELRSPPQCVYGQSCNVVTYDERSICAFRGSSVDISVTYNSRSVTSKFWFSPRRSGRWKHLAQPEDLREDSQYEGRVEVLDTKRGHSTLRIKDLRESDSAEYRFKFTTRSFKGSSGLPGTTLTVKDPDVQVQVIWSPGGPKLICHSSCVPHVPLPSFGWYRNGTTKVEGEASLSYGGSVDPADSFSCAYQSLRSPPVCESPPSGHDYSRCDP encoded by the exons ATGCACTGcagctacacccccccctccagaaccAGTGAAGGGGTCACAGTGCAGAGGGCCTTCTGGTTTACCGACAGGCAGCACGGGCCCCCGGTGGACCTGAGAACAGACCCAGGATACGCAGGGCGGGTGCAGTacagttaccatagcaaccgCTGCTCTCTGAGCATCAGCCACCTGAGAGCCAGCGACTCGGCTGTGTACAGGTGTGCTGTGTTCATGTTCACCACAAACCAACCGGACAGGAAGTGCACCGGCCAACCGGGAGTCCGTCTGTCCGTCACAG GTTTACAGGTGGAGGTCAGCAAGTTGAGATCCTGTCATGTAGAAAGGTGTACATCAGCAGAGCTGACGTGTCAGAGCAGATGTCCTCTACCTGGTCCAACCTTCTACAGCTGGTACAAGAACGGAGAGAAAATGACGAGGGAAGGAACAACAACGATTGGGGGCTACTTTTATCCTGAAAAGAGCTGGTCCTGTGCTGTGAGAGGATACGAGGAGCTCCGGTCCCCTCCACAGT GTGTTTACGGTCAATCCTGCAACGTAGTGACGTACGATGAAAGAAGCATCTGTGCCTTCAGAGGATCTTCAGTGGACATTTCTGTCACATATAACAGTAGATCTGTCACCTCTAAGTTCTGGTTCAGCCCTCGGCGTAGTGGTCGTTGGAAGCATCTCGCTCAACCAGAGGACCTTCGTGAAGACTCCCAGTACGAAGGTCGTGTTGAGGTCCTTGATACCAAGAGGGGACACTCCACCCTGAGAATCAAAGACCTGAGAGAGAGCGATTCAGCTGAGTACCGCTTCAAGTTCACCACACGGAGCTTTAAAGGGAGCAGCGGTTTACCTGGAACCACTTTGACCGTCAAAG ATCCAGAtgtgcaggtgcaggtgatcTGGTCTCCTGGGGGTCCAAAGCTGATTTGCCACAGCAGCTGTGTCCCTCATgtccctctcccctccttcgGTTGGTATCGCAACGGAACCACGAAGGTTGAGGGTGAAGCGTCTCTTTCTTACGGAGGATCCGTTGACCCCGCCGACAGTTTCTCCTGCGCTTACCAGAGCCTCCGCTCCCCTCCAGTGTGTGAGTCCCCCCCCTCAGGACATGACTACAGCCGCTGTGATCCATGA
- the LOC119218003 gene encoding transcription factor IIIA-like, with product MESKREPLKRYICSFAGCRAAYNKQWKLDAHLCKHTGVKPHACARCAKSFCTSYHLARHELSHSGEKPFRCPEDGCEEAFTTTTNRTRHVGRVHAPGRKKTYACTFEGCALEFKKNKQLKAHVCERHSALAGHPCTHEGCAMRFAVPSKLRRHEKVHRGYPCTDEGCGFTGKTWTEYLRHRKERHRPVLSCDQCDRTFKDSWFLQQHRRVHSETRVVLRCPRAGCERSFTTAFNLQSHIGSFHEERRPFACAHAGCGKTFAMKQSLRRHSVAHDPQKKKLAKARPKRSLASRLSGYAGVERAKPGPPGPVQLVSLLQDTSLLCGPPVDAQGLTEALAAPLSV from the coding sequence ATGGAGAGCAAACGGGAGCCGCTCAAACGGTACATCTGCTCGTTCGCGGGCTGCCGGGCGGCCTACAACAAGCAGTGGAAGCTCGACGCGCACCTGTGCAAACACACCGGCGTCAAGCCGCACGCGTGCGCGCGCTGCGCCAAGTCGTTCTGCACCTCGTACCACCTGGCGCGACACGAGCTCAGCCACAGCGGCGAGAAGCCCTTCCGCTGCCCGGAGGACGGCTGCGAGGAggccttcaccaccaccaccaaccgcACCAGGCACGTCGGCCGCGTCCACGCGCCCGGCCGCAAGAAGACGTACGCGTGCACGTTCGAGGGCTGCGCGCTCGAGTTCAAGAAGAACAAGCAGCTGAAGGCCCACGTGTGCGAGCGGCACAGCGCGCTGGCCGGGCACCCGTGCACGCACGAGGGCTGCGCGATGCGGTTCGCCGTCCCCAGCAAGCTGAGGCGGCACGAGAAGGTGCACCGGGGCTACCCGTGCACGGACGAGGGCTGCGGCTTCACGGGGAAGACCTGGACCGAGTACCTGAGGCACCGGAAGGAGCGGCACCGGCCCGTCCTCAGCTGCGACCAGTGCGACAGGACCTTCAAGGACTCGTggttcctgcagcagcaccggCGCGTCCACTCGGAGACGCGCGTGGTCCTGCGGTGCCCGAGGGCCGGCTGCGAGCGCTCCTTCACCACCGCCTTCAACCTGCAGAGCCACATCGGCTCCTTCCACGAGGAGCGCCGCCCCTTCGCCTGCGCGCACGCCGGCTGCGGGAAGACCTTCGCCATGAAGCAGAGCCTCCGGCGCCACAGCGTCGCCCACGAcccgcagaagaagaagctggcCAAGGCCCGGCCCAAGAGGTCGCTGGCCTCCCGGCTGAGCGGCTACGCCGGGGTGGAGAGGGCGAAGCCCGGCCCGCCCGGCCCCGTCCAGCTGGTGTCCCTCCTGCAGGACACGTCTCTGCTGTGCGGCCCCCCCGTGGACGCCCAGGGGCTCACCGAGGCCCTGGCTGCACCCCTGTCGGTGTAG